The following DNA comes from Streptomyces globosus.
CGAGGCGCACCGCACTTCTACCGCGCCGGACCGCCGCCGCCGCGCACGCCACGCGGTACCGGCCGGGGCGGATGGCCGGCGGCGGGCGGGGCAGGCGCGCGGTGTCGGGCCCGGCGTACCGGAGGTGGTGCAGGTGGGCGGTGGAAGGGCGTCGCTGCGGGGGCGGGTCGTCGTCGTCACCGGGGGCTCCAGCGGCATCGGGCGGGCCACCGCGCCGGCCTGTGCCCGGCGGGGGGCGTGCGTCGTGGTGGCCGCCCGCAGTGCCGGGCAGGTGGAAGGAGGTCGCCGAGTCGTGCCGGCGCCGCGGCGGCCCCGCGCTCGCCGTGCCCGTCGACGTGGCCGACGAGCAGGCCGTCGCCGGCCTCGCGCGGGCCGCCGTGGAGCGGTTCGGGCGGATCGACGCATGGGTCAACGCCGCCGGGGTCGGCATCCTGGGCCGCTTCGACCAGGTACCGGTGGCGGGAGGTGCGCCGGCTCCTCGACGTCAACGCCGTCGGCGCCCTGAACGGCGCCCGCGCGGCCGTCCCGGTCATGCGCCGCCAGGGCGGAGGCGTCCTCGCCGACGTCGCCTCCCTCCTCGGCGCGGCGGTCGCAGCCCCGTACATGGGCGCCTACGCCATGTCGAAGGCCGCACTGGCCGCCTTCGACGACGTGCTGCGGCGCGAGCCGGCCCTGCAGGGCGAGAGCCGGATCGCCGTCTGCACCGTCCTGCCCACGGGCGTCGACACCCCGTTCTTCCGGAACGCCGCCAACCACAGCCGGGTGCCGGTGGGCCCGTACGCCCGCTCGATGGCTGCCGCCCACGCGCTCGCCCCGGGCCTGCTGCGGCGGGGCATCGCCCGGCGCACCGACCGGGCCTACCTGGACCGCGGCAGGCCGAGGCTCCCGCAGGCGGGGAACCTGCACACGCCGACCGGCGCCCGCGCCGCGCTGCACGGCGGGCGCCACGGCGGTGCCCGCACCGCCGCCCGCCGGGCAGCCGCGGCAGCCGCCGCGGTGCTCGCCGTACGCGCCGCCCTGCGCGGACGCCCGGCCCCGCGGTGAGGCACGCGGCCGTGTGGGCCCGCCCCCGCGGGGTAGGCGCGACGGGCCACCCGCCTTCAGGAAGGGGAGAGCCATGGCTGTCCAGCACCGGCTGGTGCACTGCCCGCCCGAGCGCGTCTGGGGCGTCCTGTGCGACGGCGACCGGTACGCGGAGTGGGTTGTCGGCACCTACGACTCCCGGCAGGAGGACGACCGCTGGCCGCAGGAGGGCTCCGCCCTCCGCTACGTGGTGAAGGCCGGCCCGTGGACCTTCGAGGGCCGCACGGTCGTCCGCATCCACGAGCCGCCCCGCCGCCTCGAACTGGAGGCCAGGGCGGGGTCCCACACCAGCGCCCGGATCGCCATCGAACTGGTGCCGTGGGGCGACGAGACCGTCGTCGTCCTCGACGAGCACCCCCTGCGCGGCAGGGGCTGGACCTTCCACCACGCGGCCGTCGACGCCGTCTCCCAGATCCGCCACCGCGGCATGCTCTCCCGCCTGGCCCGCACCTGCGAGGAACGGGCCGGGGGCGCCGGGGCGGAAGCCGCCGGGGCCGGGTCCCATGCCTGACCCCGACGCGGTCGTCATCGGCGCCGGCCCCAACGGGCTCGTCGCCGCCAACCTCCTGGCCGACGCCGGCTGGCGGGTCGTCGTCTGCGAGGCCGCTCCCGAACCGGGCGGCGCCGTCCGAAGCGACCGGGGCCTGGATCCCTCGTACGTGCACGACCTGTTCAGCGCCTTCTACCCGCTCGCCGCCGCCTCCCCGGTCATCCGCCGCCTGGGCCTGGAGCGCCACGGGCTGCGCTGGAGCCGGGCTCCCGCCGCCGTCGCCCACCCCCTCACCGACGGCCGGTGCGCCGTCCTCGGCAGCGGGGCGGCGGACACGGCAGCGTCCCTGGAGCGTTTCGCCCCCGGGGACGGGGCCGCCTGGCACCGCATGTACGGCATGTGGGACCTGGTCCGCGACGACCTCCTCGACTGCCTCTTCACCCCCTTCCCCCCGGCCCGCGCCGGCCTCCGCCTCGCCGCCCGCCTCGGCTACACCAGGGCCCTGCACCTGGCGCGCACCCTGCTGCTGCCGGCCCGCCGCTTCGGCGAGGAGGAGTTCGACGGCGAGGGCGGCCGCCTCCTCATCGCCGGGAACGCGCTGCACGCCGACCTCGGCCCCGAGTCGGCCCTCGGCGGCGGCTTCGGCTGGCTGATGTGCATGCTCGGCCAGACGTACGGGTTCCCCGTGCCGCAGGGCGGCGCGCAGGCCCTCACCGGGGCCCTGGTGGGCCGGCTGGCGGCCCGCGGCGGCGTACTGCACTGCGGGCGGGCCGTCACCGAGGTGCTCGTGCACCGCGG
Coding sequences within:
- a CDS encoding SDR family NAD(P)-dependent oxidoreductase, whose product is MRRLLDVNAVGALNGARAAVPVMRRQGGGVLADVASLLGAAVAAPYMGAYAMSKAALAAFDDVLRREPALQGESRIAVCTVLPTGVDTPFFRNAANHSRVPVGPYARSMAAAHALAPGLLRRGIARRTDRAYLDRGRPRLPQAGNLHTPTGARAALHGGRHGGARTAARRAAAAAAAVLAVRAALRGRPAPR
- a CDS encoding SRPBCC domain-containing protein, coding for MAVQHRLVHCPPERVWGVLCDGDRYAEWVVGTYDSRQEDDRWPQEGSALRYVVKAGPWTFEGRTVVRIHEPPRRLELEARAGSHTSARIAIELVPWGDETVVVLDEHPLRGRGWTFHHAAVDAVSQIRHRGMLSRLARTCEERAGGAGAEAAGAGSHA